Proteins encoded by one window of Nicotiana tabacum cultivar K326 chromosome 10, ASM71507v2, whole genome shotgun sequence:
- the LOC142165464 gene encoding uncharacterized protein LOC142165464 yields MVSEKVLLNVSLIKGIMRFRKKGKLRPGFIGPFEVLRRVGEVAYELDLLPSLSRVHPIFHVSMHRRYHADLSHVLDFDTIHLHEILGYEEEPVAIVTRQAR; encoded by the coding sequence ATGGTCagtgagaaggttctcttgaatgTCTCACTGAtaaagggtattatgagattcaggaagaagggcaagctaagacCCGGGTTTATAGGCCcgtttgaggtgttgaggcgagttggggaagttgcttatgagcttgatttACTTCCCAGCCTATCAAGGGTTCATCCAATATTTCACGTGTCTATGCACCGGAGGTATCACGctgacttgtcacatgtgttagacttcgaCACTATTCATCTACATGAGatcttgggttatgaggaggagccagttgctattGTTACTAGACAGGCTcgctag